In Toxoplasma gondii ME49 chromosome VIII, whole genome shotgun sequence, a single genomic region encodes these proteins:
- a CDS encoding hypothetical protein (encoded by transcript TGME49_272460~Predicted trans-membrane domain (TMHMM2.0):46-69:163-186) gives MMQTKPSSLVGDGCSYGTCGLMQLSPQRLPTPCSGGTAYVSRYRKTLSHCGPLMFLFLLFLVCSIALDAGVSTRVGAVLRRAMRHDILRSRSFQAPPPVRDRSVAQEGNAVSPEYRVVNLYVVADDGTTVALPFVHSGEWSTAAATPGAAETDSTLNALRDRLPIAQHCLVLLINLVVVFGLRDVFRLYMRHRKRKRARAIQQRNQSVRELLMDRASSVKQQLRRIAVELAETDATERKMKTASSKRYGFSETDIERGTNGKEEGKTEPGVAPNTGDPSRSALERTAPLAKENNKKDPVDRNRLIRRTQSALETLRHIRQELHVAHGDASVLYVEALFRSAQKLLKRARGASRRLRVPREVEPESEMAADEGSSSSGDSGALAPLPSVRSDDWAYRTESEEWDDGYPRVGRVYVGALGTFRNESQAQYQTAGVPYAALEHEQLQTATKQKGLEKIRLVERVLEKRGDNEQEVVPLRPRRRRSSEKAKRLVQLMKDNPGLLPAKLLKLAEKLDSDKE, from the coding sequence ATGATGCAGACGAAGCCGTCGTCGCTTGTAGGTGATGGCTGCAGCTATGGGACGTGCGGTCTCATGCAGCTGTCACCACAGAGGCTGCCTACCCCATGCTCGGGTGGGACAGCGTATGTATCACGATATAGAAAAACGCTGTCACATTGTGGACCGCTCATGTTTTtgttcctccttttcctggTTTGTTCGATAGCGCTGGATGCTGGAGTGAGTACCCGCGTTGGAGCGGTCCTGAGGCGTGCCATGCGGCACGACATTCTTCGGTCAAGAAGTTTTCAGGCGCCTCCGCCTGTAAGAGACCGCAGTGTGGCGCAGGAGGGGAATGCAGTGTCTCCAGAATACCGCGTTGTGAACCTTTATGTAGTAGCGGACGATGGGACGACTGTCGCTCTACCGTTTGTCCATTCTGGGGAATGGAGCACCGCTGCCGCCACTCCCGGTGCGGCCGAGACTGACAGCACCTTGAATGCGCTACGCGACAGACTTCCTATAGCGCAGCACTGCCTCGTTTTGCTCATTAATCTGGTAGTAGTCTTCGGACTCCGGGATGTGTTTCGACTATATATGCGCCATCGTAAAAGGAAGAGGGCACGCGCGATTCAGCAGCGAAACCAGAGCGTACGCGAGTTACTGATGGATCGTGCGTCTTCTGTTAAACAACAGCTGAGACGTATCGCGGTGGAGCTTGCAGAGACCGATGCTACTGAAAGAAAGATGAAGACCGCCTCATCGAAGCGTTATGGCTTCAGTGAAACAGACATCGAAAGGGGCACGAATGGtaaagaggaaggaaagacagagcCAGGGGTGGCGCCCAACACAGGTGACCCCTCCCGCTCTGCACTAGAGAGGACGGCACCACTGGCCAAGGAAAACAATAAGAAGGATCCCGTGGACCGAAACCGTTTGATCCGTCGGACTCAGAGTGCACTGGAAACACTGCGCCACATTCGACAGGAACTTCACGTTGCCCATGGCGATGCATCTGTGTTGTACGTTGAGGCCCTGTTCCGCTCCGCACAAAAATTGTTGAAGCGGGCTCGGGGAGCGTCCCGGAGACTCCGCGTACCGCGAGAAGTGGAGCCAGAAAGCGAGATGGCAGCAGATGAGGGAAGCAGCAGTAGCGGGGACTCTGGTGCTCTTGCGCCTCTGCCTAGCGTTAGATCGGATGACTGGGCGTATCggacagaaagcgaggagtGGGACGATGGATACCCCCGGGTCGGTCGCGTGTACGTTGGGGCTCTTGGCACGTTTCGTAACGAGAGTCAGGCACAGTATCAGACTGCCGGTGTGCCCTACGCCGCGCTGGAACATGAACAATTGCAGACTGCAACAAAGCAGAAAGGACTCGAAAAAATTCGCCTAGTGGAACGAGTACTGGAAAAACGGGGAGATAACGAACAAGAAGTTGTGCCCCTGCGTCCACGGAGACGCCggagcagcgagaaggcTAAGCGTTTAGTTCAACTCATGAAGGATAATCCGGGGCTACTGCCGGCAAAACTCCTGAAGCTTGCCGAGAAATTAGACTCCGATAAAGAGTAA
- a CDS encoding protein kinase domain-containing protein (encoded by transcript TGME49_272475), protein MTDPWRKGVTGTSEARQQEATCAEPEDEEGRLLRLAWASLRSLRDGGRVDPSCHTCRGIRRQPIGETGRREEDQTPDDSGDRPSSSHAGTSRLFCCPGFCLPKAFATSSLQNGKKKREEEHGQENRLLKRQCRCAVSLRFSPGAASPQVKPNAGDDCMCFRSYFSPHLLSLSSVSSAPPLQSVRRSTREPAIAVGTASESPRGDCSFSRSLRWRGQHAVKDATFSRSAHLGSPAGSPLLSILASPIVPRRAFSDELSPAFSYDRDAEALLPSPPIFSTMACFGAAPCDGLDETADVRPRPASGSSLRRECPDTSRPPTASPRRGFPATSPSTRFCPVQRLRESPSASWFGRRLQSRGPSRDARLSSEKLSFSPAASPVSPVSHPASSPAVGNPSGVCSPLQPSPRLPPAAASGAVSPEEGQRTDVDLRNRVPSTSDECKMSQKHDRPWPGVSSSDSPHPSSSFAPSSSSSSASSSALAGFCQEPASGVHPLRQARTRDLPHTSSKPPRRASPDLSRQRRLAQHRTASSSQTASRSVSPPSCPSLCSSPSSSISPSSESPSCASPASALLREERRALEKAALRCCLPLSHRRSDQVVGIGETREERSEQAEADGVLKALKHLLRLLFFRHTVLKHRDAGLVPAGPRTPSGILAAVHHVADSLQLHALKPAQEDVRTALRLLLVIHRLSLQLPTEVLNAPQSPLERLPLLLLQRLNECRDQPEKPGKGGHRKERRRRGSVESGCRDSPVNSSRLRLVAGYAGWLEQKLFVVRDLDLFFSGNWSLESFLKANCLESLSALAAAAGDEDAGVEVHISPVSVDILERLLRSVLLPALTLCRGFIGQAETPVFPVCAALLCHLADDVWGAFSVCLHLYSLLLSRVEGCRTRRRRPPAPAPQSLGGDGEDPQRLTHAGEKARQRSAASTQLSRRLASLRPGLVEAVRRVKEVADWCDALSSHVDLLSRLRQPTACLLSVLGDLLHVPPSSFSFSSCLRVGIHPSGSNSFLILRNDHARLLAHLPLPAPSLEHLAEAPPWRQRRPSASSPALACLSFSCSSCSSSSCFDSWSAFLGGDTFFQFYSLAAVPTPGDHRGGLRPRSGVSGVRARGPTNQEQEGLSPSRSSSPCFPPSGMSPPTHAGSSGESRRTREYRNDGRERLSPNADVSHGRESEHRERSCHQGDNLSRELRVPPASLASRPRASSCRTERTGKGSSASEPGIDATGSEWVHPEGNRIPSEGKEYEGKDLHANLYRLAPPEYDEEQQRRKHRSASRGRRESGSSTVRNSKPRDAGFSFLGSEAKTTRDEGRMHPNINVHNQPRRPPQQELFPGTRTQKKDEALTPLDGASGGVAASFGAPSGSKQATLVGENPFSPESADNFFPSAEPFFPSSAEAVPYSVFAKVGVTRSVSRDDREETLSGDCKSPRPHQGPWGASAPDQTERQTETVDTLPNWPEDVVLRGRDRVGQSQEKHFFSGSGKQRSVDELSEEQEEGAPSAAVASFEEILLSFTKKGQRRDGSRDPDSSFRDCSTPPATSSRRRQNGALPGPPMWQGDFVRQRENSESRVHHGVSRTSSMSGKRGTHRRGPDDTSTSHDWRDSGDVRQNETVASRGLVKREASNSPYPFPGIPPPPFFPEPPAEDRWDRSGSDLLRGSRAFSPDLWERQDSSCLPRSNPHEIGGERRTPSQRSGRVAHSFAHDPSPETPLFQPASSDLSAPPAYEERGAGLETKGRDLACQPHHGYDEAGPLSASQFSSRGASGGNPERRVSGNTWPREGTVGGPSVSDPARGYPPSSPSPAGFALPQSPSPCFDNLPHRSLTQQPFPVGPFQTPAPVPCPPAYQVSVPQSCSVALGGYLHACRPRNDGEDSFYLHAYGGLAPQGQQPSELGFASPAWSPFVPSPPAGHEPNIHYPSPTQGPAFAPGWPGVLPLDPPLSPRLTGPTNLFPASPAYVPPFGFFADQGSQHALPGRGDPPGQPAPLSAGFWVNGETLRNLPRRREASEPPGGPQNCVGAGSGFSQDPFSPEGDSADWSIPQRELVVEEKIGSGASSEVFAGTWRGSEVAIKRVVLPENELAFHAIRDFQRELKIMLRLRHPNLVLLMGANLHSRPLFVVTELCAGGSLFDLLHGAHVVHRGSSRRASLSRPRCPSLWTQRGRESSPVWTREGARARDRSLHGGHCADTKREASAKAKEQSGRVFSGMGGRKRRGVDKSRNANEAERHQDLGSGSDFTERRSRASFSAGSDEDASQDEGNRVVLTWWQKAKIAFDVAKGCAYLHGSRPPIIHRDLKSLNILLTEKIVHRQQIPHAKVADFGLSRITTVAESGHRPPGYAATSDPDPRSSFVADPSLLPRSSPFLGHNMAGTNRTGIVGTYYWMAPEVIAAGKYSEKIDVYSFGVVLYELLSESLPYARPVEEAFRRKTDPRGRSLLEPGGRQNRQCYRAKVQEKDPGPRRESSCSQFSSRHVSTPGDRSNPDCSGTSSEGSRSSRSSDTFSSEASVSPHSPRSRENEEQKKDHVLVRRDMADILRGEPERQRITMAPLSPSEVCRNVVRGERPDLTRIPADCPPSLLELMKACWHQSPARRPSFQTITQILREFLQTQNGAVPRG, encoded by the exons ATGACAGATCCGTGGCGAAAGGGTGTCACAGGAACGTCTGAGGCGAGACAGCAAGAAGCAACATGCGCCGAGCctgaggacgaagagggccgtctccttcgtctggcCTGGGCGTCCTTACGGAGTCTGCGCGACGGCGGGAGAGTTGATCCTTCGTGCcacacatgcagaggaaTTCGACGGCAACCAATTGGTGAGACCGGCCGTCGCGAAGAAGATCAAACACCGGACGACTCTGGAGACCGTCCAAGCAGCTCTCATGCGGGTACATCGCGTCTGTTCTGTTGTCCAGGCTTCTGCCTTCCAAAGGCATTTGCCACGTCCTCTTTGCAGaatggaaagaagaagagggaagaagaacatgGACAGGAGAATCGTCTCCTGAAAAGACAGTGCCGATGCGCGGTGTCGCTGCGGTTCTCTCCGGGAGCCGCTTCGCCCCAAGTGAAGCCGAATGCCGGAGACGACTGCATGTGTTTCCGCTCGTATTTCTCAcctcatcttctttctctctcctctgtctcatCTGCGCCACCTCTACAATCAGTGCGACGGAGCACACGAGAGCCGGCGATTGCTGTAGGGACCGCTTCCGAGTCTCCTCGTGGTGACtgctcgttctctcgctctctccgctgGAGAGGGCAGCATGCTGTCAAGGACGCAACTTTCTCACGCTCCGCGCACCTGGGTTCTCCCGCTGGTTCACCTCTCCTCAGTATACTAGCCTCTCCTATTGTCCCCAGGCGCGCTTTCTCCGATGAgctgtctcctgctttctcctacgacagagacgcagaagctcttctcccgtctcctcccATCTTCTCAACGATGGCTTGCTTCGGAGCGGCGCCTTGTGACGGCCTCGACGAGACAGCTGATGTGCGCCCCAGGCCTGCGTCGGGGTCCTCGTTGCGGCGGGAGTGTCCAGACACCTCACGCCCTCCCACGGCATCACCCCGACGCGGTTTTCCTGCGACTTCACCCTCAACACGTTTTTGCCCTGTTCAGCGTCTACGTGAAtctccttcagcttcttgGTTCGGACGGCGTTTACAGTCCCGTGGCCCCTCCCGAGACGCCCGCCTCTCTTCTGAGAAGTTGAGTTTCTCACCAGCGgcgtctccagtctctcctgTGTCGCACCCAGCTTCCAGTCCAGCGGTCGGCAACCCGTCAGGTGTCTGTTCACCTCTCCAGCcgtctccgcgtctgccGCCCGCCGCAGCGTCAGGAGCCGTTTCCCCTGAGGAAGGCCAACGCACTGATGTTGATTTGAGGAACCGAGTGCCGTCGACTTCAGACGAGTGTAAAATGTCTCAAAAACACGATCGCCCTTGGCCCGGAGTCTCGTCTTCTGATTCTCCAcatccttcttcatctttcgctccgtcttcctcttcatcgtcggcttcttcgtctgctctcgCAGGTTTTTGTCAAGAGCCAGCGTCGGGTGTGCACCCGCTGCGGCAAGCTCGGACGCGAGACCTGCCCCATACTTCATCAAAACCCCCTCGACGTGCTTCACCAGATCTCTCTCGACAACGACGTCTTGCCCAGCATCGaactgcctcttcttctcagaccgcgtctcgctctgtttcccctccctcttgcccctctctttgttcttctccttcttcttcgatttcgccttcttcggagTCTCCTTCATGTGCGTCGCCTGCTTCCGCGCTgctgagagaagagcgacgcgcgctggagaaggcggcacTGCGTTGCTGCTTGCCTCTAAGCCACCGGAGGTCAGATCAAGTTGTGGGCATCGGGGAGAcacgcgaggagaggagcgaacaggcagaggcagacggcgTTCTGAAGGCGTTGAAGcatctccttcgtctcctctttttccggCACACGGTGTTGAAGCATCGTGACGCAGGTCTCGTCCCCGCCGGCCCAAGGACGCCCTCCGGAATCCTCGCTGCGGTCCACCACGTGGCTGATTCTCTTCAG CTCCACGCGTTGAAACCCGCCCAGGAGGACGTTCGTACGgcccttcgtcttcttcttgttattcaccgcctctctcttcag CTTCCGACCGAAGTTTTGAATGCGCCGCAGTCCCCTCTGGAGCgcctgccgctgctgctgctccagCGTCTCAACGAATGCCGAGATCAACCTGAGAAACCGGGAAAGGGGGGACaccggaaggagagaaggcgacgcggcTCGGTTGAGAGCGGCTGCAGAGATTCGCCTGTCAACTCAAGCCGTCTCCGCCTCGTCGCAGGCTATGCCGGGTGGTTGGAGCAGAAGCTCTTTGTTGTAAGAGACCTGgacctcttcttttctg GCAATTGGTCTCTGGAAAGTTTCTTGAAGGCGAACTGCCTGGAGAGTCTTTCGGCGTTGGCAGCCGCTGCCGGCGATGAAGACGCTGGGGTCGAGGTGCACATTTCGCCTGTGTCGGTTGACATTTTGGAAAG acTGCTTCGGTCTGTTCTCCTCCCGGCTTTAACGCTCTGCCGGGGGTTCATCGGTCAGGCTGAGACGCCTGTGTTCCCCGTTTGCGCGGCGCTCTTGTGTCACCTGGCAGACGACGTGTGGGGGGCGTTCTCGGTTTGTCTGCATCTGtattctcttcttctttcgcgagtGGAAGGGTGCCGTACGCGGCGAAGACGGCCCCCAGCACCTGCTCCCCAGTCACTCGGAGGCGACGGGGAAGACCCGCAGAGActcacgcatgcaggcgagaAAGCTCGCCAGAGGTCTGCGGCCAGTACCCAGCTCAGTCGGCGCCTCGCCAGTCTCCGGCCTGGTCTCGTCGAGGCTGTGCGCAGGGTAAAGGAGGTGGCAG ATTGGTGCGACGCCTTGTCGAGTCACGTCgaccttctctcgcgtctccggcAGCCGACGGCGTGTCTGTTGTCGGTGCTCGGAGACCTGCTGCATGTTCCCccgtcttcgttctcgttctcctcctgtcttcgTGTCGGCATCCATCCCAGTGGATCTAATTCCTTTCTGATTCTCCGCAACGACcacgcgcgtctcctcgcccacCTTCCGCTCCCTGCGCCGTCTCTTGAACACCTCGCTGAGGCGCCACCGTGGCGTCAGCGACGTCCTTCCGCCTCATCGCCGGCCTTAGCTTGTTTGTCCTTTTCGTGTTCCtcgtgttcttcttcttcttgtttcgACTCTTGGTCGGCGTTTCTGGGGGGCGACACTTTTTTCCAGTTCTACTCGCTAGCTGCAGTCCCAACCCCGGGCGACCACCGAGGCGGGCTGCGGCCCAGGTCGGGCGTGAGTGGGGTTCGGGCGCGTGGCCCAACTAACCAGGAGCAAGAGGGTCTCTCGCCATCGCGATCGTCTTCTCCatgttttcctccttccgGAATGTCACCTCCAACACATGCAGGATCGTCAGGGGAGAGCAGGCGGACGAGGGAATACAGGAACGACGGGAGGGAACGGCTGAGTCCAAACGCTGATGTTTCGcacgggagagaaagcgaacatCGTGAACGGAGTTGCCACCAGGGAGACAATCTGAGTCGGGAGCTGCGTGTgccgcctgcctctcttgcATCTCGGCCTCGGGCATCTTCCTGTCGCACCGAAAGAACGGGGAAAGGCTCGTCTGCGTCCGAACCCGGCATTGACGCAACTGGCTCAGAATGGGTCCACCCGGAGGGCAACCGGATCCCTTCGGAGGGGAAGGAGTATGAGGGGAAGGACTTGCATGCGAATTTGTATCGTCTGGCGCCGCCGGAGTACGACGAAGAACAACAGCGTAGGAAGCACAGATCCGCTTCTCGCGGGCGCCGAGAGTCTGGTTCTTCGACCGTGCGAAACTCGAAGCCGCGTGATGCtggcttttcttttcttggaAGCGAAGCAAAGACCACGCGAGACGAGGGACGTATGCACCCAAATATAAATGTGCACAATCAGCCTCGACGACCCCCGCAGCAGGAGCTTTTCCCTGGCACTCGAActcagaagaaggacgaagccCTCACTCCTCTTGACGGGGCCAGCGGCGGTGTGGCCGCTTCGTTCGGCGCTCCCTCAGGCTCCAAGCAAGCGACCCTTGTCGGGGAGAatcccttctctccagagtcGGCGGATAACTTCTTCCCATCTGCTGAGccgttcttcccctcctctgCAGAGGCGGTTCCGTATTCCGTTTTCGCCAAGGTAGGCGTCACTCGGAGTGTATCCAGAgatgacagagaagagacgctcAGCGGAGACTGCAAATCGCCTCGCCCACACCAGGGCCCGTGGGGCGCGTCCGCGCCCGACCAGACAGAGCGGCAAACAGAGACCGTGGACACACTACCAAACTGGCCAGAAGACGTGGTGCTGCGTGggcgagacagagtcggGCAAAGCCAGGAGAAGCATTTCTTCTCGGGATCGGGAAAGCAAAGGTCCGTAGATGAACTGTcagaggagcaggaggaagGCGCACCGTCGGCGGCTGTCGCGTCGTTCGAAGAAATCCTGCTTTCATTTACAAAGAAAGGCCAGCGCAGGGACGGGAGCCGCGATCCCGACTCGAGCTTCCGGGACTGCTCCACCCCACCTGCGACGTCCTCGCGCCGGAGACAAAACGGCGCTTTGCCAGGCCCCCCGATGTGGCAAGGCGACTTCGTCCGTCAGCGAGAAAACAGCGAGAGTCGAGTTCACCACGGTGTGTCTCGGACCTCCTCCATGTCGGGGAAACGAGGCACTCACCGGCGAGGGCCAGACGACACCTCTACCTCACACGATTGGCGTGATTCCGGCGACGTCagacagaacgagacagTCGCGTCAAGAGGACTGGTGAAGCGGGAGGCTTCAAATTCGCCTTACCCGTTTCCTGGCATCCCTCCGCCCCCTTTTTTTCCCGAACCGCCAGCCGAAGATAGATGGGATCGGTCGGGCAGCGACTTGCTTCGCGGCTCTCGAGCATTCTCTCCGGACCTTTGGGAGAGACAAGATTCATCGTGTTTGCCGCGTTCGAACCCACACGAAATCGGGGGGGAGCGACGCACCCCGAGCCAACGAAGCGGGCGAGTTGCGCATTCATTCGCTCACGATCCGTCACCTGAAACTCCTCTTTTCCAGCCCGCTTCATCTGATTTGTCTGCGCCACCTGCAtacgaagaacgaggagccGGTCTTGAAACCAAGGGTAGGGATCTTGCCTGTCAACCTCACCACGGGTATGATGAGGCTGGGCCTCTCAGCGCTTCCCAGTTCTCTTCCAGAGGAGCTTCCGGAGGCAATCCTGAGCGGCGGGTGTCGGGAAACACTTGGCCCCGAGAGGGCACAGTGGGAGGCCCATCCGTTTCTGACCCGGCCCGTGGGTACCCGCCATCTTCGCCTAGCCCTGCAGGCTTTGCGCTCCCACAGAGTCCCTCGCCCTGCTTCGACAACCTGCCACATCGCTCCCTCACGCAGCAGCCCTTTCCTGTCGGGCCTTTCCAGACGCCTGCGCCAGTTCCCTGTCCCCCTGCCTATCAGGTTTCAGTGCCGCAGTCGTGTAGCGTGGCGCTCGGTGGGTACCTTCATGCTTGCAGACCCCGGAACGACGGCGAGGATAGTTTTTACCTCCATGCTTATGGCGGCCTGGCGCCCCAGGGCCAGCAGCCATCAGAACTCGGTTTTGCCAGCCCTGCGTGGAGTCCGTTCGTGCCATCTCCTCCTGCGGGTCACGAACCTAACATTCATTACCCAAGCCCCACGCAAGGTCCTGCATTTGCGCCAGGTTGGCCTGGAGTCCTACCTCTGGAcccgccgctgtctccgcggttAACTGGCCCGACCAATTTGTTTCCAGCGTCTCCAGCGTATGTCCCACCGTTTGGGTTTTTCGCGGACCAAGGTAGCCAGCATGCATTGCCCGGGCGCGGTGATCCGCCCGGACAGCCAGCGCCCCTTTCGGCGGGATTTTGGGTCAACGGCGAGACCCTCAGAAACCTGCCGCGTCGCAGGGAAGCCAGCGAGCCTCCTGGTGGCCCGCAGAACTGCGTGGGCGCCGGTTCGGGCTTCTCGCAAgatcctttctctcctgaaGGCGACTCGGCCGACTGGAGCATTCCTCAGAGGGAACTGGTTGTGGAAGAGAAGATCGGTAGTGGGGCGTCGAGCGAGGTGTTCGCAGGGACCTGGCGCGGCTCGGAAGTTGCGATCAAGCGCGTGGTGCTTCCGGAAAACGAATTGGCTTTTCATGCGATCCGCGACTTTCAGCGAGAACTGAAGATCATGCTCCGACTTCGGCATCCAAACCTTGTGCTTCTCATGGGTGCGAACCTCCACTCGCGTCCCCTCTTTGTCGTCACGGAACTCTGTGCCGGGGGCAGCTTGTTCGATCTTCTCCACGGCGCCCACGTCGTCCACCGAGGGAGCTCTAGAAGGGCGAGTCTCTCCAGGCCGCGATGCCCGTCATTGTGGACACAGCGTGGCAGAGAGAGTTCGCCGGTCTGGACGAGAGAAGGGGCCAGGGCGCGAGACAGGTCGCTCCACGGGGGCCACTGTGCAGACACAAAACGGGAGGCgagcgcgaaggcgaaggaacaGAGCGGACGCGTTTTCTCGGGCATGGGAGGCCGAAAGCGGCGGGGCGTGGACAAGTCGCGGAACGCgaacgaggcagagagacatcaGGACCTTGGAAGCGGAAGCGATTTCACGGAACGACGGAGTCGGGCATCTTTTTCTGCCGGGTCTGACGAGGACGCGAGCCAAGACGAAGGCAACCGCGTGGTGTTGACCTGGTGGCAAAAGGCAAAAATCGCCTTCGATGTCGCGAAAGGCTGTGCCTACCTCCACGGGTCGCGCCCGCCGATCATCCACCGCGATCTGAAATCCCTCAATATTCTTCTAACTGAAAAAATCGTGCATCGCCAGCAGATCCCCCACGCCAAG gtgGCTGACTTTGGACTGAGCCGGATTACGACTGTCGCTGAGAGCGGCCACCGCCCACCGGGGTACGCTGCCACGTCAGATCCCGATCCACGTTCGTCCTTCGTCGCCGATCCTTCTCTTTTGCCTCgttcgtcgcctttccttgGTCACAACATGGCGGGGACGAATCGCACGGGGATCGTGGGGACCTACTACTGGATGGCGCCGGAAGTCATTGCGGCCGGGAAGTACAGCGAGAAGATCGACGTCTACTCGTTCGGGGTCGTTCTGTACGAGTTGCTGTCAGAGTCGCTTCCCTACGCCCGCCCTGTCGAGGAGGCGTTTAGGCGGAAGACGGACCCGCGAGGGAGGAGCTTGTTGGAGCCAGGCGGGCGGCAGAACAGGCAGTGTTACAGGGCAAAGGTCCAAGAAAAGGACCCAGGGCCTCGGCGCGAGTCCTCATGTTCTCAGTTTTCTTCACGTCACGTGTCTACCCCAGGAGATAGAAGCAACCCAGATTGTTCAGGTACCTCCAGCGAGGGGAGTAGGTCTTCGCGCTCGTCAGACACGTTTAGTTCCGAGGCATCGGTCTCCCCTCATAGCCCCAGGAGTCGAGAAAATGAAGAACAAAAGAAAGACCACGTTCTCGTTCGGAGAGACATGGCAGATATTCTGAGGGGGGAACCGGAAAGGCAACGCATTACTAtggcgcctctctctccgtcagAAGTGTGCAGAAATGTCGTACGCGGGGAACGCCCGGACCTCACGCGTATTCCCGCCGACTgtcctccttcgctctt AGAACTGATGAAAGCCTGCTGGCATCAGAGTCCAGCTCGGCGCCCGTCCTTTCAGACGATCACGCAGATTCTGCGTGAATTCCTGCAAACGCAGAATGGCGCTGTCCCTCGAGGGTGA